A stretch of the Macaca thibetana thibetana isolate TM-01 chromosome X, ASM2454274v1, whole genome shotgun sequence genome encodes the following:
- the TMSB15C gene encoding thymosin beta-15B, with the protein MSDKPDLSEVEKFDRSKLKKTNTEEKNTLPSKETIQQEKECVQTS; encoded by the exons ATGAGTGATAAACCAGACTTGTCGGAAGTGGAGAAGTTTGACAGGTCAAAACTGAAGAAAActaatactgaagaaaaaaatactcttcCTTCAAAGGAAA CTATCCAGCAGGAGAAAGAGTGTGTTCAAACATCGTAA